In the Lepisosteus oculatus isolate fLepOcu1 chromosome 6, fLepOcu1.hap2, whole genome shotgun sequence genome, one interval contains:
- the zc2hc1a gene encoding zinc finger C2HC domain-containing protein 1A isoform X2, which produces MRSAFSQAHRRRETTFGDGRTSPRRTAALIVAVFEAVSHTAISADESQIPVEDLLPCKICGRTFFSTALKKHVPICQKALTKKRKAFDSSRQRAEGTDIPTVKPLKPRPEPPKKPSSWRRKHDEFIATIRAAKGLTQTLKEGGPLPPPPPPSYDPDYIQCPYCQRRFSESAAERHINFCKEQAARISNKDRLPADAKGKPPARSQYKPPAIKKTSSSAPAAPSSSRLPQRSSPAQAAAGPPLSRIASSGPAKTNASGFSPSRTVSAALTSPPSGATVKSRTPTSPGSLKNTSGAPGNKRKVYNADSYATRNNAKSGCEVDSSPPANGSRNKGVPRSP; this is translated from the exons ATGCGCAGCGCTTTCTCTCAAGCGCACCGCCGCAGGGAAACCACTTTCGGCGATGGACGGACATCGCCCAGGCGCACCGCAGCTCTGATCGTCGCTGTTTTTGAAGCGGTTTCTCACACAGCGATTTCAG CTGATGAGAGCCAGATTCCAGTGGAAGATCTTTTGCCTTGTAAAATCTGTGGTAGAACATTTTTCTCCACAGCGCTT AAGAAACATGTGCCTATTTGCCAGAAAGCTTTGACTAAGAAAAGGAAAGCATTCGACTCCAGTAGGCAGAGGGCAGAAGGAACAGACATTCCCACAGTGAAACCCTTGAAACCAAGG CCCGAACCTCCCAAGAAGCCGTCCAGCTGGCGCAGGAAGCACGACGAGTTCATCGCCACCATCCGCGCGGCCAAGGGGCTGACCCAGACCCTGAAGGAGGGCGGGCCCctccccccgcccccgcccccgtCGTACGACCCAG ATTATATCCAGTGTCCGTACTGCCAGCGGAGGTTCAGCGAGAGCGCTGCCGAGAGACACATCAACTTCTGCAAAGAGCAAGCGGCCCGAATTAGCAACAAAGACAGGCTTCCCGCCGATGCCAAGGGGAAACCGCCGGCACGGTCACAG TACAAGCCCCCGGCAATAAAGAAGACGAGCTCTTCAGCCCCAGCCGCGCCCTCCTCCTCGCGCTTGCCTCAGCGGTCCTCGCCGGCGCAGGCAGCCGCAG GGCCGCCCTTGAGCAGAATCGCTTCATCTGGACCTGCCAAGACAAACGCTTCTGGCTTCTCTCCATCTCGCACCGTTTCTGCAGCGTTAACGTCCCCTCCGTCTGG AGCAACAGTGAAGTCGAGAACACCTACTTCACCGGGATCCCTGAAGAATACGTCTGGCGCTCcaggaaacaaaagaaaagtctaCAATGCTGATAGCTATGCTACCAG GAATAATGCCAAAAGCGGATGCGAAGTCGATTCTTCACCGCCAGCGAACGGAAGCAGGAATAAG GGTGTACCAAGATCCCCGTAA
- the zc2hc1a gene encoding zinc finger C2HC domain-containing protein 1A isoform X4: MRSAFSQAHRRRETTFGDGRTSPRRTAALIVAVFEAVSHTAISADESQIPVEDLLPCKICGRTFFSTALKKHVPICQKALTKKRKAFDSSRQRAEGTDIPTVKPLKPRPEPPKKPSSWRRKHDEFIATIRAAKGLTQTLKEGGPLPPPPPPSYDPDYIQCPYCQRRFSESAAERHINFCKEQAARISNKDRLPADAKGKPPARSQYKPPAIKKTSSSAPAAPSSSRLPQRSSPAQAAAGPPLSRIASSGPAKTNASGFSPSRTVSAALTSPPSGATVKSRTPTSPGSLKNTSGAPGNKRKVYNADSYATRNNAKSGCEVDSSPPANGSRNKVNSAGQQTKFCHECGTKYPVEWAKFCCECGVRRMCI, encoded by the exons ATGCGCAGCGCTTTCTCTCAAGCGCACCGCCGCAGGGAAACCACTTTCGGCGATGGACGGACATCGCCCAGGCGCACCGCAGCTCTGATCGTCGCTGTTTTTGAAGCGGTTTCTCACACAGCGATTTCAG CTGATGAGAGCCAGATTCCAGTGGAAGATCTTTTGCCTTGTAAAATCTGTGGTAGAACATTTTTCTCCACAGCGCTT AAGAAACATGTGCCTATTTGCCAGAAAGCTTTGACTAAGAAAAGGAAAGCATTCGACTCCAGTAGGCAGAGGGCAGAAGGAACAGACATTCCCACAGTGAAACCCTTGAAACCAAGG CCCGAACCTCCCAAGAAGCCGTCCAGCTGGCGCAGGAAGCACGACGAGTTCATCGCCACCATCCGCGCGGCCAAGGGGCTGACCCAGACCCTGAAGGAGGGCGGGCCCctccccccgcccccgcccccgtCGTACGACCCAG ATTATATCCAGTGTCCGTACTGCCAGCGGAGGTTCAGCGAGAGCGCTGCCGAGAGACACATCAACTTCTGCAAAGAGCAAGCGGCCCGAATTAGCAACAAAGACAGGCTTCCCGCCGATGCCAAGGGGAAACCGCCGGCACGGTCACAG TACAAGCCCCCGGCAATAAAGAAGACGAGCTCTTCAGCCCCAGCCGCGCCCTCCTCCTCGCGCTTGCCTCAGCGGTCCTCGCCGGCGCAGGCAGCCGCAG GGCCGCCCTTGAGCAGAATCGCTTCATCTGGACCTGCCAAGACAAACGCTTCTGGCTTCTCTCCATCTCGCACCGTTTCTGCAGCGTTAACGTCCCCTCCGTCTGG AGCAACAGTGAAGTCGAGAACACCTACTTCACCGGGATCCCTGAAGAATACGTCTGGCGCTCcaggaaacaaaagaaaagtctaCAATGCTGATAGCTATGCTACCAG GAATAATGCCAAAAGCGGATGCGAAGTCGATTCTTCACCGCCAGCGAACGGAAGCAGGAATAAGGTGAATTCCGCTGGCCAGCAAACCAAGTTCTGTCATGAATGTGGAACCAAGTACCCTGTGGAATGGGCCAAGTTCTGCTGTGAGTGTGGAGTGAGGAGGATGTGTATATAA
- the zc2hc1a gene encoding zinc finger C2HC domain-containing protein 1A isoform X3 — protein sequence MEEYEADESQIPVEDLLPCKICGRTFFSTALKKHVPICQKALTKKRKAFDSSRQRAEGTDIPTVKPLKPRPEPPKKPSSWRRKHDEFIATIRAAKGLTQTLKEGGPLPPPPPPSYDPDYIQCPYCQRRFSESAAERHINFCKEQAARISNKDRLPADAKGKPPARSQYKPPAIKKTSSSAPAAPSSSRLPQRSSPAQAAAGPPLSRIASSGPAKTNASGFSPSRTVSAALTSPPSGATVKSRTPTSPGSLKNTSGAPGNKRKVYNADSYATRNNAKSGCEVDSSPPANGSRNKVNSAGQQTKFCHECGTKYPVEWAKFCCECGVRRMCI from the exons ATGGAGGAGTACGAGG CTGATGAGAGCCAGATTCCAGTGGAAGATCTTTTGCCTTGTAAAATCTGTGGTAGAACATTTTTCTCCACAGCGCTT AAGAAACATGTGCCTATTTGCCAGAAAGCTTTGACTAAGAAAAGGAAAGCATTCGACTCCAGTAGGCAGAGGGCAGAAGGAACAGACATTCCCACAGTGAAACCCTTGAAACCAAGG CCCGAACCTCCCAAGAAGCCGTCCAGCTGGCGCAGGAAGCACGACGAGTTCATCGCCACCATCCGCGCGGCCAAGGGGCTGACCCAGACCCTGAAGGAGGGCGGGCCCctccccccgcccccgcccccgtCGTACGACCCAG ATTATATCCAGTGTCCGTACTGCCAGCGGAGGTTCAGCGAGAGCGCTGCCGAGAGACACATCAACTTCTGCAAAGAGCAAGCGGCCCGAATTAGCAACAAAGACAGGCTTCCCGCCGATGCCAAGGGGAAACCGCCGGCACGGTCACAG TACAAGCCCCCGGCAATAAAGAAGACGAGCTCTTCAGCCCCAGCCGCGCCCTCCTCCTCGCGCTTGCCTCAGCGGTCCTCGCCGGCGCAGGCAGCCGCAG GGCCGCCCTTGAGCAGAATCGCTTCATCTGGACCTGCCAAGACAAACGCTTCTGGCTTCTCTCCATCTCGCACCGTTTCTGCAGCGTTAACGTCCCCTCCGTCTGG AGCAACAGTGAAGTCGAGAACACCTACTTCACCGGGATCCCTGAAGAATACGTCTGGCGCTCcaggaaacaaaagaaaagtctaCAATGCTGATAGCTATGCTACCAG GAATAATGCCAAAAGCGGATGCGAAGTCGATTCTTCACCGCCAGCGAACGGAAGCAGGAATAAGGTGAATTCCGCTGGCCAGCAAACCAAGTTCTGTCATGAATGTGGAACCAAGTACCCTGTGGAATGGGCCAAGTTCTGCTGTGAGTGTGGAGTGAGGAGGATGTGTATATAA
- the zc2hc1a gene encoding zinc finger C2HC domain-containing protein 1A isoform X1: MRSAFSQAHRRRETTFGDGRTSPRRTAALIVAVFEAVSHTAISADESQIPVEDLLPCKICGRTFFSTALKKHVPICQKALTKKRKAFDSSRQRAEGTDIPTVKPLKPRPEPPKKPSSWRRKHDEFIATIRAAKGLTQTLKEGGPLPPPPPPSYDPDYIQCPYCQRRFSESAAERHINFCKEQAARISNKDRLPADAKGKPPARSQYKPPAIKKTSSSAPAAPSSSRLPQRSSPAQAAAGPPLSRIASSGPAKTNASGFSPSRTVSAALTSPPSGATVKSRTPTSPGSLKNTSGAPGNKRKVYNADSYATRNNAKSGCEVDSSPPANGSRNKCEACGDNEVCDRVRAHLRVCSP; this comes from the exons ATGCGCAGCGCTTTCTCTCAAGCGCACCGCCGCAGGGAAACCACTTTCGGCGATGGACGGACATCGCCCAGGCGCACCGCAGCTCTGATCGTCGCTGTTTTTGAAGCGGTTTCTCACACAGCGATTTCAG CTGATGAGAGCCAGATTCCAGTGGAAGATCTTTTGCCTTGTAAAATCTGTGGTAGAACATTTTTCTCCACAGCGCTT AAGAAACATGTGCCTATTTGCCAGAAAGCTTTGACTAAGAAAAGGAAAGCATTCGACTCCAGTAGGCAGAGGGCAGAAGGAACAGACATTCCCACAGTGAAACCCTTGAAACCAAGG CCCGAACCTCCCAAGAAGCCGTCCAGCTGGCGCAGGAAGCACGACGAGTTCATCGCCACCATCCGCGCGGCCAAGGGGCTGACCCAGACCCTGAAGGAGGGCGGGCCCctccccccgcccccgcccccgtCGTACGACCCAG ATTATATCCAGTGTCCGTACTGCCAGCGGAGGTTCAGCGAGAGCGCTGCCGAGAGACACATCAACTTCTGCAAAGAGCAAGCGGCCCGAATTAGCAACAAAGACAGGCTTCCCGCCGATGCCAAGGGGAAACCGCCGGCACGGTCACAG TACAAGCCCCCGGCAATAAAGAAGACGAGCTCTTCAGCCCCAGCCGCGCCCTCCTCCTCGCGCTTGCCTCAGCGGTCCTCGCCGGCGCAGGCAGCCGCAG GGCCGCCCTTGAGCAGAATCGCTTCATCTGGACCTGCCAAGACAAACGCTTCTGGCTTCTCTCCATCTCGCACCGTTTCTGCAGCGTTAACGTCCCCTCCGTCTGG AGCAACAGTGAAGTCGAGAACACCTACTTCACCGGGATCCCTGAAGAATACGTCTGGCGCTCcaggaaacaaaagaaaagtctaCAATGCTGATAGCTATGCTACCAG GAATAATGCCAAAAGCGGATGCGAAGTCGATTCTTCACCGCCAGCGAACGGAAGCAGGAATAAG TGTGAAGCTTGTGGTGACAATGAGGTGTGTGACCGTGTGCGGGCACACCTGCGTGTGTGCTCGCCCTGA